In a single window of the Rhopalosiphum padi isolate XX-2018 chromosome 1, ASM2088224v1, whole genome shotgun sequence genome:
- the LOC132917987 gene encoding neuroglobin-like produces MASSLSPLQISQLRDSWSVLAQNPTQLASALVIRLFKENPEYQSLFKRLKNLPMDELASNPQFMSHASKVGAALGSTIDHLDKPEELEKILTNLGIKHKKYGLTPKHFQVIGNVLVAMIAEAIGDTDPELLDLWKSSLTSVLSIVIAACN; encoded by the exons ATGGCAAGTTCATTGAGTCCTCTTCAAATTTCGCAACTAAGAGATTCATGGTCAGTGCTTGCACAGAACCCGACCCAATTGGCGTCAGCATTAGTCATCAG GTTATTCAAAGAAAATCCTGAGTATCAATCATTATTCAAACGGCTTAAGAACTTACCGATGGATGAACTTGCGTCTAATCCTCAGTTTATGTCACATGCATCGAAAGTAGGTGCTGCATTAGGGTCTACTATTGATCACCTTGATAAACCTGaagaattagaaaaaatacttacaaatcttggcattaaacataaaaaatatggaCTTACACCGAAACATTTTCAG gttaTTGGTAACGTGTTGGTTGCTATGATAGCAGAAGCAATCGGCGATACTGATCCAGAATTATTAGATTTGTGGAAGTCCAGTTTAACTTCAGTACTAAGTATTGTGATTGCAGCATGCAATTAA